The nucleotide sequence TAAATAAATTTATTTGAAGAAAGCATCTAATGTTAATTGTTTCCCTTTATCTTCTTTCTTTTTCTTCTCCTTCTTTTTCTCTTTTTTAGTTTCTTTTTCTTCTTCAACCTTTGGTTTTTCCCCTATCTTTTCTTTAGTTTCTTCTTTAACCTCTTTCTCTACTTCCTTTATCTCTTCTTTTTCTTTAACTTCTTTAGGTTGTATAATTAGCTGTGGTTGCTCTTCCTTAGCTTTTTCTTCTTTTTTCTTTTCTTTCTCTAATTTCTCTTTATCCTTTTTCTTTTTTCTCTCTAATTTTTTCTTTTCTTTTAATATCTTCAAGATTTCAGAAGCTAATTTATCACCAACTAAAACTTTCAGTTCATCTTCTTTTATTTCAAAGTAATCAACTAAATCAGCGGCTATAGATGGATTTTCTTTAGCTAAGATTTTGAGCATTTGCAAATCAAATCTCGCTCTCTTTGATGAAGTATGTGTTTTTTCACCAATTTTCTTTAATATTTTATTTAATATTTCTCTCTCTGCCTTTGTTTGTGTCAATAATCTAAATATCTTTGGATAACTGTAAGGCGTCCATTTCCTATACTTTTCATCTTTTGAGAGAGCAACACCAGCAGTCATTAGCGTTGTTGCATACTTCCAAAAGCCATAGTTTTGCCTTCTCATCACTCTACCTAAATATCTATCTGCCTTTGAAAGATATTCAAAAGCTCTTGCCACTTCTTCTAACTTTTCATATTCTTTTGGAACATTTTCAGCTATCCATTCAATTATAACATCTGGTGTTTCATCCACATTCATTAATGCAGTTGTAGCTATTCCATAATGAGTTGTTTTTAAAATAACCCTTAAAGCATCAAATATATTTGCCTCTCTCTTCCTATCTGGCAATTTTTGGGCAGCTTCATAACTCAAATCTCCAGATAAAGCTAAAGCCTCTAAATCATTTATTGCACTTCTTAAATCTCCAGCTGAATGTTGAGCAATCATCTTTAATGTTTTATCATCCACATCAAGTCCCTCTTTTTCAGCTATCTTTTTTAGAACTTTATAGACAGAATTTGTATGTACTGGATTTAATTGAATTATCTCAACATAAGGTAGAAGATTCCTTATTGATGTAGCATAGGCATCATTTGCAGTTAAAATTATTGGGTTCTTTGCCTTCTTTATAACTTTTATGAGTTCAGAGACTCCTCCAGCGTCTTCTTTTCCTGAAATACCATCAACCTCATCCAATATAATTAAAAATTTTTTGCCAAAGATAGATGATGATGTAGCAGCATGTCCCACAACTTTTTTTATAACTGAAGCATTTCTCTTATCACTCGCATTGAGTTCAATAACTTCAAATCCATAATCGTTGGCTAAGGCATAAGCTAAAGTTGTCTTTCCACAGCCTGGGGGACCAACCAACAAGATTGGTTTTGGATTCTCTCCTTTTAAATAACTTTCAATCCATGTTTTTAATTTCTCTTTAACTTTGTCATGCCCTGCAACTTCCTTCAATGATTTTGGTCTATACTTTTCCACCCAACTTAACATAAACAATCCCTAACTAAATTTATTTTTTATTAATTTTGAAGTCCAAAGCTAATATATATTCTCTTGGTGCATAGCTCTTAACTATTCTTTTTTCCAAAACTTCACAATCACATTTTTTCTCAAATAATTTTATTGCATCATCAAAATCTTTTCCAATTGTGTAATAGTGTATAACTCCTCCCTCTTCTACAATATCCAATGCCTTATCAACAAACTCATGGGCATATTTTGGCAGATTCATTATAACCCTATTTCCTTTAACATCGACCTCTCTAACATCACTCAATATTGGTACTATCTTATGCTCTAATTTATTTAACTTTATATTCTTCTTTAAAAGTTCTATTGCATGTGGATTTATATCTATGGCATAGATTTTTTTAGCATTTCTACAGGCAATTGAAAACGGCCCCACACCAGCAAACATATCAACAACTACATCATCTAAGGTAACCTTTTTCATTATTCTTGCTCTCTCTCCACTCAATCTTGGTGAGAAATAAACTTTTGCAATATCAACATAAAGCCTATAACCATTCTCTTTGTGGATTGTTAAAGTTCTATTCTCTCCTGCTAAATGCTCCAACTCTCTAACTCTAAACTCTCCTTTAACTTCACTCTTTCTTCTAAAAACTCCTTTGCATGGAATTAATTTATAAGCCAATTCTCCAATCTCTTTTCTTGTTTTTTCATCAATCTCATCGGAAATTTGCAGTATTACTAAATCACCAACTACATCATAAGAGAGGGATATTAAACCTTCATCAATCTCCTTTCTATATTTTTTTGATATTATTTCCCTAAAACTTGGTTTTTTAATTATTTCTTTTTTCTTAAGCTCTTTATCAACTAACTCAAACTCAATATTTAAAATACTTTTTAAAATCTCTTCATCAACATCTTTTATCGGCAAATAGAGATAATCTCCCTCGGATGTTATTTTATAGTCCTTGTTTAATAAGTTATTTTCTATTAATATTCTTCTCGTTTGCTCACCATGTTTTTTGTTTATTTTTAGGCAGAGTGGCATAGAATCACCAAAACTATCCTATTTCTTGCTTCTTAAAACTCTATATCCACCTTTTATTGTAACCGTCTCAACATTTCCAAAAACTTCTTCCATATATTTAGCTAATGACTTAGCCCCTTGCTTTGTTTGAATAACCACCCAAATCTCTCCTCCTTCTTTTAAAATCTCTTTACCTTCCTCAATAATTTTATGTAAAACTTCCTTTCCAGCTCTTATTGGTGGGTTTGTTATAATTTTATCATACTTTTTATCCTTAACATTTTCATATAAATCACTATGAACTACTCTAATATCATAATTTTCTAAATTATTTAGTTTTATGTTCTCTTTAGCTAATTTTATAGCTCTTCTATTTATATCAGCCATTGTAACTGATTTAACTTCATCAGCTAAAGCTATTCCAATAACTCCATAACCACAACCTAAATCTAAAATATCATCATCTTTATCAACAACTACATTTTCAACTAAAATCTTAGTTCCTTTATCAACCTTTCCATAAGAAAAAACACCAGCATCTGTTTTAAATTTTAATTTTTTTCCTCTTAAAATATCCTCAACAATTTTTATATCTGATTTGGCTGTTGGCTTTTCAGAGAAATAGTGCATTTTATCACCAAAATGTTTATAACTAAGTTTAAATTAAAATAATACACTTAATTATAAAAATTAGTTGGCATCTATGCTTATAGTTTTTTGCAAAACATTTTGAAATACATAAGGTATAGATGAACGCCTTCCTTTGGGAAGGCGTTCAAATCTTCCAAATAAATTTTAATAACTTTTGCAAAAAACTATAATAATCTTATGCCTTTTAAGGTGATAAAATGCATCTCTTGGATTTGGATGTGTTAAGTAGAGAAGATGTGCTAAAAATCATTGAATATGGAATATACTTCAAAAAAAATAGAAGAAAACATGAAAAAGTATTAGATGGAAAGAGTGTGGCGATAATATTTGAAAAGCCCTCAACAAGAACGAGAATGAGTTTTGATATTGCAGTATATGAATTAGGGGGACATCCATTAATAATGAACCAGAATGAGATACACTTAGGAAAGAAAGAGTCTATAAAAGATACTGCAAAGGTTATGAGTAGGTATGTAGATGCTATAGTAGCAAGAGTTTATAAACACAGACATTTGGAAGAAATGGCTAAGTATTCAACAGTTCCTGTTATAAATGCGTTGAGCGACTTAGCCCATCCTTGCCAAATATTGGCTGATTTAATGACAATAAAAGAATATAAAGGTAAATTTAATGGATTAAAAATAGCTTATTTAGGTGATGGAAACAACGTCTGTAATTCTTTAATTTTAGGTTCTGCTTTAGTAGGAATGGATATGGTTGTTGCTACACCAAAAGGTTACGAGCCAAATGCTAAAACAGTATTAAAAGCTAAGGAAATCATTGAAGAGTATGGAGAAGGTTCTTTAACATTAACAAACAATCCAATAGAAGCAGCTGAAGATGCTGATATATTATATACTGATGTATGGGTTAGTATGGGTGATGAGAAAGATAAAGAAGAAGTTTTAAAAATCTTCCCACCATTCCAAATCAATAACAAACTCTTAGAATATGCTAAAGATGATGTAATTGTTATGCATTGCCTTCCAGCAAATAGAGGATTAGAGATAACTGATGATGTTATTGATGGGGAGCATTCAGTTGTTTATGATGAGGCAGAGAACAGATTGCACGTTCAGAAGGGAGTGTTTAAGTTTATATTTGAACAATAATTTTGAATTTAGAATATAAGAATTACCAACAAAATTAACAATATCTTTACCATAACACTTACCATATAATTTATTACTGCCAATTTCAAACCAAATCTTCCAAATAAAGATACATAGGTTCCAATAGAATGCTTTAAATAAATCATCGTCACTCCAATAATATTTCCAATTAATAATATTATTAATGCCTGTTTCTCATTTAAAACACCATTTTTTATTAAAATATCAACTGTGGCATATCCAGCAGAGAAATGGGCAAGATTTGCAACCAATACAGCTATAGCTTCCCCCGGCAAATCAAGAATTCTAAATATTGGGCTAAATAGTCCTTTAACAACATCCATTAAACCAAGTTTTATCAAGAAGTTTATTAAAAAAGTAAATATCACAATCATTGGAATAACTTTTTTTAAAATTTTCAAAGATTTTTTAAAACCTTTAATTATAACCTCTCTATTAAATACAATTTTTTCATCGCTATTATTGCCTATTTTTATCTGTTTTCTCTCAAAAAATATATTTGCATATAAAATTCCAATCAATGCCTGCAAAAATCCAGAGAGAATATTTAAAAAAACATAAATAATTCCCAATTTATAACCAAGGATAACAACAGCCAATGGCAATTGAACTCTAAAAACACTTTCCCCTAAAATTGTGGGTAAAGGGCTAATTATAGTTGTTATTATAACTTCTTTTTCATTAACCTTATTTTCTTTATAAAAACCGGCTAACATTGACTTTCCAACTGTTGGATTTATAAAATTTCCTAATAAAGACACTACACACTCTTCTGGAAGGTTAGAGATTAAACAAATTGGCTTTGTTATTTTTTTAATTTTGCTTATTAGATTAGTCTCTTCTATAATACTTGCAATAGTAATTCCAATAGATGAAAGAAGTATTATTTTAGTTAGATATGACAAGATATACATAATATACATACTATCACAAAAAACAAAAAATTATCCTTTAACATTCTCTTTTAAAAGGACATCAATCTTTTCAGTAATTTTATCCAACTCCTCCTCTGATAATGGATTTGGAATAACCCTATTTTTATTTTCATAAATTGCCTTTGCAATCTCTCTAAATGTATTTGTAATTTCACTATCTGGAGCATACTCAATAACTGTCTTTTTGTAAATTTCTGCTTTTGTTATAAGATTACTCATTGGTATTTTTCCAATAACTTGAGTTCCAATTTTTTTAGCAAAATCCTCAACAATTTCTGGGGCATTTACAACACTCCTACCATTGTAAATAATTCCTCCCAATGCAATTTTTCCTCTACTTGCGTATCTCTTTATCCCCTTACATATATTATTTGCCGCATAAATTGCCATTGGGTCGCAGGTTGTTACAATATAAACATCATCGGCTAAGTGTTTTTGTAAAGGCATTGCAAATCCTCCACACACAACATCTCCCAAAATATCATAAATAACTACATCTGGCTTTAATGTTTCAAAAGCTCCTAATCTATTTAGCATATCAACTGCTGTTATCACTCCTCTCCCAGCACATCCAACTCCCGGCTCAGGTCCTCCAGATTCAACACAATAAACTCCCCCAAAACCTTCAAAAACTATATCCTCCAATTCCATATTTTCTGCTCCCTTTTTTCTAAAAATATCTAAAACAGTAGGAATTTTTCTTCCAACTAAATTTCTTGTTGTATCTGCCTTTGGGTCACAACCAATAACCAAAACTTTTTTACCATCTTCTGCTAAAGCTGCTGCTATATTACTTACTGTTGTAGATTTTCCAATTCCTCCCTTCCCATAGACACAAAATTTTCTCATAAAAATTCACCAATATTTATAATTATTACGGCATATTAAATTAATAATAATCCAACTATTATAAAGATATCCAATATTAAGGTAATGATTGCATTAATCATAACTATTTTAGTTCCTAATTTAGCCCCAAATAGAGAAACATGCAAAGG is from Methanocaldococcus bathoardescens and encodes:
- a CDS encoding replication factor C large subunit; the encoded protein is MLSWVEKYRPKSLKEVAGHDKVKEKLKTWIESYLKGENPKPILLVGPPGCGKTTLAYALANDYGFEVIELNASDKRNASVIKKVVGHAATSSSIFGKKFLIILDEVDGISGKEDAGGVSELIKVIKKAKNPIILTANDAYATSIRNLLPYVEIIQLNPVHTNSVYKVLKKIAEKEGLDVDDKTLKMIAQHSAGDLRSAINDLEALALSGDLSYEAAQKLPDRKREANIFDALRVILKTTHYGIATTALMNVDETPDVIIEWIAENVPKEYEKLEEVARAFEYLSKADRYLGRVMRRQNYGFWKYATTLMTAGVALSKDEKYRKWTPYSYPKIFRLLTQTKAEREILNKILKKIGEKTHTSSKRARFDLQMLKILAKENPSIAADLVDYFEIKEDELKVLVGDKLASEILKILKEKKKLERKKKKDKEKLEKEKKKEEKAKEEQPQLIIQPKEVKEKEEIKEVEKEVKEETKEKIGEKPKVEEEKETKKEKKKEKKKKEDKGKQLTLDAFFK
- the trm5b gene encoding tRNA (guanine(37)-N1)-methyltransferase Trm5b, which produces MPLCLKINKKHGEQTRRILIENNLLNKDYKITSEGDYLYLPIKDVDEEILKSILNIEFELVDKELKKKEIIKKPSFREIISKKYRKEIDEGLISLSYDVVGDLVILQISDEIDEKTRKEIGELAYKLIPCKGVFRRKSEVKGEFRVRELEHLAGENRTLTIHKENGYRLYVDIAKVYFSPRLSGERARIMKKVTLDDVVVDMFAGVGPFSIACRNAKKIYAIDINPHAIELLKKNIKLNKLEHKIVPILSDVREVDVKGNRVIMNLPKYAHEFVDKALDIVEEGGVIHYYTIGKDFDDAIKLFEKKCDCEVLEKRIVKSYAPREYILALDFKINKK
- a CDS encoding class I SAM-dependent methyltransferase; this translates as MHYFSEKPTAKSDIKIVEDILRGKKLKFKTDAGVFSYGKVDKGTKILVENVVVDKDDDILDLGCGYGVIGIALADEVKSVTMADINRRAIKLAKENIKLNNLENYDIRVVHSDLYENVKDKKYDKIITNPPIRAGKEVLHKIIEEGKEILKEGGEIWVVIQTKQGAKSLAKYMEEVFGNVETVTIKGGYRVLRSKK
- the argF gene encoding ornithine carbamoyltransferase, which encodes MHLLDLDVLSREDVLKIIEYGIYFKKNRRKHEKVLDGKSVAIIFEKPSTRTRMSFDIAVYELGGHPLIMNQNEIHLGKKESIKDTAKVMSRYVDAIVARVYKHRHLEEMAKYSTVPVINALSDLAHPCQILADLMTIKEYKGKFNGLKIAYLGDGNNVCNSLILGSALVGMDMVVATPKGYEPNAKTVLKAKEIIEEYGEGSLTLTNNPIEAAEDADILYTDVWVSMGDEKDKEEVLKIFPPFQINNKLLEYAKDDVIVMHCLPANRGLEITDDVIDGEHSVVYDEAENRLHVQKGVFKFIFEQ
- a CDS encoding nucleoside recognition domain-containing protein, giving the protein MYILSYLTKIILLSSIGITIASIIEETNLISKIKKITKPICLISNLPEECVVSLLGNFINPTVGKSMLAGFYKENKVNEKEVIITTIISPLPTILGESVFRVQLPLAVVILGYKLGIIYVFLNILSGFLQALIGILYANIFFERKQIKIGNNSDEKIVFNREVIIKGFKKSLKILKKVIPMIVIFTFLINFLIKLGLMDVVKGLFSPIFRILDLPGEAIAVLVANLAHFSAGYATVDILIKNGVLNEKQALIILLIGNIIGVTMIYLKHSIGTYVSLFGRFGLKLAVINYMVSVMVKILLILLVILIF
- the nifH gene encoding nitrogenase iron protein yields the protein MRKFCVYGKGGIGKSTTVSNIAAALAEDGKKVLVIGCDPKADTTRNLVGRKIPTVLDIFRKKGAENMELEDIVFEGFGGVYCVESGGPEPGVGCAGRGVITAVDMLNRLGAFETLKPDVVIYDILGDVVCGGFAMPLQKHLADDVYIVTTCDPMAIYAANNICKGIKRYASRGKIALGGIIYNGRSVVNAPEIVEDFAKKIGTQVIGKIPMSNLITKAEIYKKTVIEYAPDSEITNTFREIAKAIYENKNRVIPNPLSEEELDKITEKIDVLLKENVKG